TCTTtcaataacttttaaaatatatattagtaataaaataataagatatatgtactttatttatattttaataaaatatattaatactttgaACTGCACATACGTGCCTCAGgcacgtaacatcttactagtatataaatatactacTTATGCTAATGcttgatgtaattttaatatgtgcaatttatacatatttttaaagtatattattaaaaaaataaattttttttatataaatatcatatttatttatttatttttaaaaaatataaaatttatacattttaaaacttaaaatatcattcctctctctctctctaaacatACTAAGGTGCAATTACAATTCTGACAAGAAGATAGATTGATTGCACCGAtgggtgcatttttttttctttaacgcTAGGAGATACactgaattgatttttttcttaaatcttaatgtatttcttaatatttttaaaaaaaattaaaaatacgtGCATTCTATGGATAGACCTCTTGGTCTCGGTAGAAGCACCCACAAAACAATTATGTGCAGAAGAATTAGAGGACAAATCTCTACGAActgcctcgtttatttttaagatgaattaagattaagattaaaatttaaaattaaataaaatattattataaaatattattttaatattatttttattttaaaatttaaaaaaattataataatcagataagataaaatagatGAATTAAAAAGAGTTGCAAAAACAAAGTAGCGCTGGTCTCACCCCCCAGTCCCCACTCATCCTCCAAGGAGAGAGACTACTTAGTAAGTTGTAAGTGTATATGCCTAATGCCCCAACCTAAAGGTCACAGTGCCCCGTCTCTCCTTCTCTCATAGTcctttactaatatatatgccTGTTCCTATCCTTAAGAATTCACTGCCTAATTGTCAATTGTTTTTGTGCCCATCCGTTTACATACAAAAACAACATTCACTCTGCAAGTTTACTAAAACTTATCCTCACTGTTTCCCTACCCTATTCTTCTTGTTAATGTATTTTTCAAACATCTTTTACTTCTTTGTGTATCTTGTTCTGCTTTAAATCTTTCTTCATCTTTTATAATAATTCAAGCAAGTTTTGTGCAATTTTATTCGTTTTTGGAAGATATCATAGTATAGGACAGGCAATGGGACAAGCAGAGAGTAGTACTGGGAAATTCAAGAAACATGatcagcagcagcaacaagaGCAGTTGATTCCGGGCCTGCCTGATGTGATAGCCATGGATTGTTTGGTTAGAGTGCCCCACCAATTCCATTCCACCATGACTTTAGTGTGCCAGAGTTGGCGAAGATTGCTCATGCATCCTTCATTCTACCAAGAAAGAAGCAGATCCGGCATGGCCGAGCATATGGTTTTCCTTATTCAACCAGTTCCATGTCTCTCACCACCAAAAACAGAGTTCTCTGTGTCCAACAACAGGGAAGATGAGGTCGATGCAAAGATCTCTAGCCCGCTTCTAACTCAATATGGCCTGAGCATCTACAACGCCACCAATCAGACTTGGCGCCGGATGATGATGAGGCAGCCTGGTGGCGGATATATTGGAATCCCCATGTTCTGCCAGTGCGTGGCACTTCCCGCATCTGGGAAGCTCCTGCTCTTGGGTGGCTGGGACCCCAACACCTTAGAACCGGTGCCTGATGTGTATGTCCTGGATTTGATCGGCTGTTCCCGGTGGAGACGTGCAGCCCCCATGTCAGTGGCACGCTCTTTCTTTGCATGTGGAATCGTGGGGCAATCGACGGTTTACGTGGCGGGGGGGCACGACAACCTGAAGAATGCGCTGCGATCGGCAGAAGTATATGATGCAGATGCGGACAAGTGGAGGACGCTGCCACCCATGGCAGAGGAGAGGGACGAGTGCCAGGGTCTCTCCTGGGAGGGGGATTCCAGGTTCTGGGTCGTCAGTGGGTACAGCACAGATAGCCAAGGACGATTCAGGTCGGATGCCGAGTGCTACGACCCAGTTACGGGATCTTGGTCAAGAATCGATGGGGTCTGGCCATATTCGAGTCTCAGTCCCAGAGGTCTCACCGCAAATGTCACCATCACCAACGAGAACAACACCAGCGGCCACCAATACCAGTGGTGGTGGTTCTTGGGAAGCCAACAACAGCCCCAAGATAATGTGGGGGTAAAGGATCAAACGGATAACTGCAATAACCTCATCTGGAAGGTGGTGAATTCCGTTCAGCTTCCCAGTGAGATAAATGGAACAACATCAGTACTCTGTGTCATCAACGCTCTTGGACTCACTCAAGATCAATGCTTTATGAACAGTCGCAATCAGCAGAGGCAGCGGATATTTTTTATGAGCAGTGGTGGCGCTGGCGGTAGAGGAACATCGTCATCATCACTAACATGCGGTGAATGCAAACGTGAAGGGGAAGGAGCATACATCTTGACCACCAAGTGGAATCATATCTGTACGTCTCATGCATTTTCAGGGTTCCCTCATTCAGCTTCATGCCTAGttatctgaatttttttttttagtcagtTGTAATTTTCTATTCAGTTGGCTATGACTATGAGCCTATGATAACATCGGGAAGAAAATATTTCCACGAATTGTTACTCAAATTTGAGTATTTCAAAtgtgaaataaatatattgagtATTGCTATATATTATCCCGCCTAGTCATTCCCTCATTTTGCTTTATTCATGCGGTACTGCgagatttattaaaaagaataaaaattatatttaaaataaaattacgttaaaaaatgtaaaaagatgaaaattaaaaattttaaaataactatatgtttgtaatttaaattattttaataagccACGTGGTCACatcaatgagataaaatgaggtATAACTGAAATAGcatttctcaaatatattttgtaaatattccAAACAGACTTATATTTATCTCTCTCCAATTTGAAGCCTTCGAATTCGAACAGTAATTTGAAACGAACGACCTTAATCCGTAACATGTTTTTGGTAAAACGAGCTACGATGTTGACTTTtcgtttgttttgagaaaaatttcatgtaattattataatttttttaatttttaatacaaaataaaataaataattcaactttttcaaatcataaaataaaaataatattaaaaaatatattctaacaatactttattcaattttttaattttaatatcaactcatctcatctcatctcatattatctctaaaaataaacgaacCGTTTTATCCCATGAATCACATATATATGGGAAGAGACTGAGCCATAAAACAAACTATATATCTAGGATCACTTTTATAATTGAATCTGATgctttaaattataaagtttctAAGTGCCCATATTTCAGACTAGTCGAGCTAGTTACTAAGGTAAATTTCATAGGGCAAGCCACCAAGTGCCCAAACAGTTGCATGCAAAGCGGTTCAAAATTCCTACACTACAAAGAAGCAAAACCCAAGTAACATTAATAGGCAATAGCATACTCATTCGGCTCCAACCACCTCTCTATGTAGGATGGGAGGAAGGGCAGGTGGTGAAAGAACAGCATGCATGATGGTCTTTGACCTTGGAGAATATGGTCTGTTTGCTACCACTAGATCCtaacaaacaaattatttaCAGATTTTCTCCTTTTATGTACATGTGTCCCCGCTTAACCATCTAACCAAGCAGATACCAGATAAAATCATTTAtctcatatgttttttttttttccctcaaggTAAGCATAACATAAATTAACTAAGTGGTTACAAAGATATAAGATTCAATAAGGCGGTAGTCCCCAACAATCATCCCAAAACATACAAAAGCAACAtcagagaaaataaagaagcgGGATCTGGAGTCAAAAGTTTGACTCCCACCCATTTACCACTAAGGGAAAGCTACTTAAAGCGGTTTTAAGCATAATAACAAGCTTATCCTAGACCATTGGTATTTTCGAGGTTCTGTTTTCGACTTCATTGGCTATCACATTAAGTCTAGTAgcatttcttcatttcattgaCCCACTAAATTTTCATTGACAGTGTCCCCCTTCAATCTTTCCTCAATAAGCTCAAACAGAATTCAGAAAGGAGGGGGGGAGCAGGGAGGGTTAAGAACAGTTTTTggagtaatttatttttaagtactTGATCGATGCTCAACTTTCAATTTACTAATTCATCCATGATTGTCCGGATACAATATGTAATTACCACGTATATAGCAGCATATAGATAGGAAGTAATCAATTCAGAGAGTAAATTATACTGGCTTGCGAATCAAGGTCGAAAGCTTTTGAGAACTTGCTGCTGCTGGATCCAGGCTCTGAGCAAACAGTGGTGGACTTCTATTGTGGTATCAGTTAAACTTTTAGAAGAACATTTTGTAGCAACAGCCCCTTTACAAAACCGTTCATTATCCAGTAACAAAGCAGCTAGCATAGAGTAGTGTGCTTAGCTCATATAATAAGCAACCCAGAATTTAAGTTTTGCCCTGCAATTCTGATGTAAAGATAGCAATAAGTTCTAAACAGAAACCAGAATGTCAGAGTAGCAAATCATTGTGCTTTCAGAGTGGCAAAACTGATGAGAGAGTGCAAGAATTTGGAACAAGTGAAATCAAGGTTGAAGGTTGTATACGTAAATCAATAGAATACAACCTTTGTTCATATCCTGGTCTCTTGTCATTCAGACATCTTCATCGTGATATGCATAAACTTCTCGAAAGATTTCATAAATTCAAGATGTTCCAAAGAGGAGGATCCTTCCTCGTTTTCATTTGGAAATTTTTCGTTTTTAGAAGTAAACAAGAATCTCTCCTTATCTTTAAATGATTTGGAGAACCTTAATCCGAACAAGATGGAGTTCACTTGAATAAGTTCCTCGCCATTCATGATCTCAACCTAAAGACTAAAGCTTCGTTTGGTttccaaattcatctcaactcatctcaactcatcattacaattttttcaaatctcaatacaaaatataataaataattcatctttttcaaatttcaaaataataataatattaaaaaataatattctaataatattttatcatctcaactcaactcaactcaactctcttcaacatccaaacactacctAAAGTCGTatcctttttcaaaatttcatacaatGTATAGAGAGTTTGTACACCACCGCAGACATGACACCCCAGAACTCCAATAAAAAGAGCATGATTCCACATTGCAATTAGCATTGCAAGGATAATGGAATGATTAAGCAATGgtacatagcaaaactcatattaCCATGAATGTAGTAAGAAGAGTGCGAGAAAATAATtgtaaggaaaataaaagaagaggaGGGCTTACGTGAATCGAATGAGAGACATTGTGGTTGATGATGTTTTTTGAATGAGTCTATGCTATACAAAAGTCTCATagatcacttaaaaatatgtaattttatttttttgaatacttTGTGGTTGATGATGCTTTTGAAATAAGTTTGTGCTATACAGAAGTCTTACACActactcaaaaaaataaaattacatatttgtaAGTGGTGTACAAAAAATTGAGACTTATgcttagaaattttcttttgggttgGCGATAGTGCTGAAAGGTTATAATTGATTGTTAAAATGATCTTAATCtatttcaaatcaattattgatagaatcattattaatttttaataaataaaataagttaaatcaatatcaacatattttatacttttaaaaaatattattatctataaattaaGTCACGATGTAGCAGTTAGCATCACCCGTTGCCGACACAAACAAACGAGTCTGTCTACGTACGTAACTGCCCCCATTTGGGGGCTGCCTACTCACTCCTGGACATTTTTGACATTTGATTAcgaatttatttaaattacaataatgCCCCtacatctgtttttttttttttttttttttccacaaatttgTAATATGTAATATACGGTAATTCGAGGAGCCAAGTCCCTCCACAACTCAACTTGTATGAACTTCTGAATTAAGAATATTGCAGAAATAAATACAAGTACAAAGTAACTGAAATGGACTCCACGAGCACGAACCATAGTGGCCCATCGTGACCCACGTGACACTGATAACTCTCCAATTGGCTCAGTGTAATACAACTGCAACCCAGCTCGCTACTTGAACATAAAAGACGAAAATAACTTTGGAGTTTGGacaatataattaaatacaCAATACATAAATATCCTAAACAAACCCTAGATTCAGACATCACCCTACAAACGGAcccatttttattagttttggcTATTTAAGTTATTTGCCGAAAAATCATTTCAACACGCCATGCGGTCTTACACATGCTACatatagtaaaaaagtaatttggaaccacctttatttttttgtcatacTATACTATACACACCACGTAAATAAAATCAGAGCCCAATATTCGGGCTTAGCCCACCAAGTTAGTAGCTAGGGAGAGGCATGAGGTGTTAGGGGAGTCAGAAAGTGAGGCATGAGGCTGTCAGAAGGCTCAGGGGAGTCAGGAGGCGCGGAGACTTGGCCTTACCTGCAGGTAATTTCCTTCAATCTATCTTTCAATCCTGCAGGTAAGTTGAGGctgtcattaaaaaaatgatcttcttcttcttcctcaacagTCGGCTCCTTCGATCTCAAAACAAGCGCTCCAACAAAGGCCTTTTCTTccataaatttatattcaacattattattatacagtaaaatataaaaaattataaaagattataaacaataatattatggTTAGTTTCTCTTCTCTAAATCTCTATAGATATAAGTATGAtatcgaaccacgtaaatcttgatGTCgtctttttttactttctctatacttatttttcattcaccatTATGAATATACATACCGTTACTGTATAGCTACACCAAAACATTGTTGGGAGCTCCATACAATATCAATTGAGGCCCAAGTCGCCTTAATGGCCGGGAATGACTATTTTCTCCTTCCTGCTTGTAGAACGATTTTTACAGCATcaacaaattgaataaaaagtaTCGATTACTTctaacaaatatcatttttactaattctttaaataaaaaaaaaatattgttgatgatttcatTAACCCTTTGAACCAATAGTTGAATTATTATAATTCATATAATCACAATTTATCCTTTTAAATCTTGGCATGAGTCAAATGctacttatttttttcacacactacatactacatttttttaaaaattttattcatcttaaactaattgaattattttactcataatctatataccacatatttgataagagaaaaaaaaatatatagtatgtggtgtataaaaatgatgaatataatttttctttatctttttgttaataatctaagaaagattcaaactatttcagacttatatttttaaatgactagttaataatataatttgagttatttaaaatcattatgaTACCtatgatacataaaattttatttttgtcaagtAACATAAGATAACATAAACCAAATTTCTATCTCGCATAGCATAGAGGATATCATACAACCTACATGCAATCTTCCCCTCTTTCAAGTAAAGTAATAATTTGGGTGAATGGCTAACGGGGTGTGACCTGATAGCACAAGACtcacatatttaaaatagagattATGGATTCGACCCTCCTTTTCcaaatgttcaaaaaaaaaaaaaaaaaatcttgggtCAATGAGTACGAGTTAAAAATTTCATCTAAACATAATTCTATTAATTCTCGATAGTGTATGGATGCAATGTTTAAGATGGACTAAAATTATAATACGATCTCAACacaataatactaataaatccATGGACAACATAAATTTTATAGTCCAGTAACATCCATATTTGgtatcatgaaaaaaaatatatatatatattttgtatattttgaattttattatttttccttatggtgataacactttttaaaatatcaaaacctaaattattttagattttttcaaaattttgtccGAGTTTGATGATCTAACGTGTGTGTGAGAGACCTATAAAATAgactatacaatatttattactttatatataaataatttggaCAACATTagttgaataataaataatataaaatatatttcatgtgTCTTCTTTCTCACTCgagattttcaaatttggagaataattttttgagaaatgacaAGGGTAATTCACAAACTTAATATTATTAGGGTTCGTTTGGATTTAGATAATGTTTTATCTTATAtcgtctcatcattataatttttttaaaattttatacaaaatataataaataaatcaattttttaaattccaattaaacttttttaaatcttaaaataataataatattaaaaaattatattttatttaactttcatctaaaatcatcttatctcatattactatttaaaccatcataatataatacattagattctaaatataattttattataaaataaagataatatattatataaaatcatatcaatttatataattattttttatgagataCCTTTTACTTCTGTAGGATATTTTTTCCGAAGAATCTAACCAAGGGAGATCACAGTAGTATAAAAGTTATAACAGCAAAACTTGTAGTTAGTTCTATGGTTCCAACTTCCGTAACGCATTTGTGCTCGTTTGACATTTGTTCGTTAtgggtaaaagaaaaaaagaaaaagaaaatacataaatacgAGCAAACgggcaaaaaaaataaacgagcGCGCCTAGGTTTTTGTAAGAGTAAATCTGTGTGGGATTAGGTCGGGCGCTGGTGGAGACTGCCGTGCCACACTGGTCGCGGTTAGCGGATTCCTTGTCTCCGGTGAGCCTCAAACACTCCCTACTACTTcccatttcttatttttcttcttcttcttctcctggtGCTGCTACTATGGTCGAATTACCAACCAAGCATGAAATCCACTCTTATTCTACGGTTCATTCTCTTCGTATTTCCATTCCGGGGCTTTGATGCCGTGAAATTAGGTCTTAAGCAGGCTTCTACTGcctcttatttattttcaaccTGGCATATCTTGACGGTCCTGCTCTGAGTTTTCTTCGTCGATTCTATGAGCACATTTCTTTATCTGTTTCTATTTTCCAGGTAAAACATAGTACTTCCAGATGTTTGACTTTCCCTATCTATTTTGTAGGCCTTTGTTTTCTCGGGTTTCATGCGGTTTCGTTGCTATTTGATTCCATGCCTGCTACAAAGAAGGTTCTCTGAAGTTTGGATGCTTTGGCATTAATACTCTTTTTCTTATCAATCATATTCTATGCCCCCGTTATGCTTTGCTATACCTCTGATGTAcacaccaaaaagaaaaaaaggggatTCTGAcgtcttcctttttctttccctccaatTGTGGTGTCTTTGCTAAAAACAAGTGTATGAATTGTGTGAGATCACATCcattcttctattttctttttcaagtctTTCTTGGCATCTTGCCTAAGTAGTGTTTATGAGTTTGTTTCATTCAGGTTTGTTTCAGGATACAATATTGTCTGTAATTGTAATTGAATTATATTTCTTGTTATTAAGTTCCTGCTTCTTGCCGTTCTGTTTATATCAGAATCTTGAGCATATTCACGTTGGAGGTGTATTCAACAATTTGATGAAGCAGATTGGAAATCCTGTTGATTTTGAACTTCCAGATTGGTTTAACAAATGGAAGCCGACGCCCTACACTTTTATAAAGCGCAGTATCCTTTTAAAATGTATTATCAAAATCTTGTCTATGTACACGTGCTATACTTGTGTAAGTTGTTAATGTGAAGTTTATGAAGAGTTTTCATGACAAGTTTACTGACCAAATTGGTTGGGGCTCCAGCATATGTAGCATTGCTGCAATTTTAATCAGTTCTTTTGTCTATTAAGTcatcgttttttttttgggtcacaCTCATTTATAGTTTATATGTATCACCAATTTGAATTGCCCAATTTCAGTCATTTTTTGTTTGGCTCAGCTGAGACACCAGtttgatttgtaatttaatATGTTCTGAAGTGtttggttctctctctctctctcatctgtcTATTTAGCTTCTATGGTTTCCTTTTTGTTGATATTGACAAATTCAAGATATATATCTCACAAAGAGGATTAAAAGACGCCTCGAGGATGATGGTATATTCTGTTCCTGCAGTGTTTCACCTGGATCTTCTAGTGTGTGTGGTAGAGATTGCCATTGTGGGTAAGGAATGTCTTGGTGAATCACAGTTTTATTGCCTTATATGTCTATAGTTTGAGTTGGTTACAGTTCTAATCAGATCATCATGTAATTATATTTCACTCTGAAACATCTGATGATTTTAACATTAAGCTTTTGTTTCAATGGATGAGCAGTTAAAGATTTATTTGAACAATATTGGTTCAAACATCAATGGTGTTCGAATTTCCTATTGTCTTCTTATTTTATCAAACGCAAGGTCACTCATGCATTTAGACAGTATTCCGATTTATAATGCTGTTTTATGAGGACATTGTATGTGTCAGAGCCCACTTCTCGTGCGTGTGGCTGTGCCAACACTTACTTCATCTAAGCACAGATTCTTGATACAATAAGGCCTTTCCATCTGATTATTTGACAATTTCTTCCTATAGGATGCTTCTCTCTAGTTGCTCCACTGGATGTAAATGTGGGAGTTCATGCCTTAACAAACCATTCCAGAACCGACCtgtgaagaagatgaaactGGTGAAGGTATAAGTTCTGACTTCTCTTTGAGATTCTTCTATGCATGCATTCTGTGCAGCTAATTTTTCTTTGTTGCCAATTAtagaaaacgaaaaaaaaaaaataattaaaagggAGGGTAGGAGATGCCTTCAAGGATAAAAAAGAAGCCTAAAAGCTATAGAACTGCAATCCCCAACAACCAAgcattaaaaagttgaaattccATACGAATGTAATAGCCTAGGCACCATGTAGTCCCCAAATATTTGTCAAGGCAAAGAAGGGGCACTGCATTTGGAGAGATTGAGATATTTACCAGGTCTTCGCAAAATATTTGAGATAATTACCTGCCATCTTACCGGTTTGACTGATTTCCAtgagatttttctctttctaagAACTGAATCACTGAAAgcaagttgtatttttttaataagtgaaAGCAAGTTGTAATTgaaaaattagtaatttaaaaaaaaaattaaacaagtaAGGTGAAAGTCAATCTGGTTCTGCTGTTTGAActaatggtttttgttttgttttgttttgtttgaagagtgtcggattttttttttttggcaccgggtgtccgagaacaaagtccACTAACCCCGGGGGTGCACAAGAAGAGTGTTGGATTGTTATTATCAACTTTCTCCTGTTAGTCTATagggttcatttttttttgataagttagtcTATAGGGTTCATTATGGCTATCGTTTCTATATTATTGGTTTGATAAAACTCTCTCTCCTTCGCATACACATGCACTTATGCAACACATAGCCAAacattttaattgttttgataaacatgcaaacattttttttttccataatcaAAATTGAAGAGTGCCAAATAGTTATTATCAACTTTCTCATGTTCTGGAGTATTCGTTATGGCTATCAATTCTCATTATTGgtaaagctctctctctctctctcagagacAGACACGCTATGCTCGTGGTtgcacatgcacacacacaacacGCTGGCAGATATATTCAGTGTTTTTGATACTGTCATTCGAGTTGATTGATTGGTACTCCTTTATCTTCTATTCTGAGAGTTCGTGTTTGTTTTGATTgatcttattttttatcataacaTTCTCACGTTGTCACTTTGAacactcaaaataaaatgaatttgcaTGTAAAAATACCTATTTAAATTAAGGCGTTGCTTGCAGACTGAGAAATGTGGTTCTGGAATAGTGGCAGATGAAGATATCAAACAAGGAGAGTTTGTGATAGAATATGTTGGAGAAGGTGGTCTCTTCACCATTTATGTCTATCATGCTCAGTTACTTTAGATGCTGATTCATTGATGCTGCTGCTTTATATGCAGTTATTGATGACAAGACGTGTGAGGAAAGGCTTTGGAATATGAAACACCGTGGAGAGACAAACTTTTACTTGTGTGAAATTAATCGAGATATGGTAATTGATGCGACATACAAGGGAAACAAGTCAAGATATATAAACCATAGTTGTTGTCCAAATACCGAGATGCAAAAATGGTTCTCCACTGACCCTTGATGTTGTTTTTGTGCTTGATAGttttatttaatcttatatGCACTACTTTTCTCTTAAAGGATAATTGATGGGGAAACAAGAATTGGCATATTTGCAACCCGCAACATAAAAAAGGGCGAACATCTGACCTATGATTATCAGTATGAGCCCTCACACAACTTTTTAGTTGCATCCCTTCACTTGCAATACTTTTGAAATAACTTTATAAACTATTGTGTTATCGTAGTCCAGTCTAACAGTTTTAGCAGGTTTGTTCAGTTTGGTGCAGATCAAGATTGCCATTGTGGTGCTGCTGGCTGCAGGAGAAAGTTAGGGGTCAGACCTACCAAGCCTAAGATGTCTTCAGATGCCGCATTGAAACTAGTAGCATACCAGGTGGCTGTTTCATATCTCTAATTGAAAGCAGTTCTGTCTGGAAAAGATTTAAGTATAGGATGGCTGTTTGATACGAAACTCCAATTCCATTTTCCAATTTATATTTCCATTATTGAATATtctagacattttttttataagtaaagatatttatattaataagaataggcatagcccaagtacacaggggaTATACAAGAGTTTACACCTAGCTAAGAGGAAGagatagaaacaagaaaattatgaaaatttaggCCATTACAATCTACAACACTCGCCCATAGGAACAAAGTTTTAACAAGGAACACTCTAATCTCCTCCAATGTTAGTCCGATCATTTTGTTCCTTCCATAGGCACCAAAGAGTACATATAGGAACCAACCATCTGCCACAGCTGAGATTTGTGGAATTCCGTCCAAATTCTTCCAATTGACCAGGAGCTTAACCACCGTAGCAGGCATTACCCAGGCTAACTTCAATCTTCTAAAGACATCATCCCATAGTGATCTAGTGACCTCACAGTGCaatagaagatgatccacagtcTCAC
This window of the Juglans regia cultivar Chandler chromosome 12, Walnut 2.0, whole genome shotgun sequence genome carries:
- the LOC109005023 gene encoding F-box/kelch-repeat protein SKIP20-like, whose translation is MGQAESSTGKFKKHDQQQQQEQLIPGLPDVIAMDCLVRVPHQFHSTMTLVCQSWRRLLMHPSFYQERSRSGMAEHMVFLIQPVPCLSPPKTEFSVSNNREDEVDAKISSPLLTQYGLSIYNATNQTWRRMMMRQPGGGYIGIPMFCQCVALPASGKLLLLGGWDPNTLEPVPDVYVLDLIGCSRWRRAAPMSVARSFFACGIVGQSTVYVAGGHDNLKNALRSAEVYDADADKWRTLPPMAEERDECQGLSWEGDSRFWVVSGYSTDSQGRFRSDAECYDPVTGSWSRIDGVWPYSSLSPRGLTANVTITNENNTSGHQYQWWWFLGSQQQPQDNVGVKDQTDNCNNLIWKVVNSVQLPSEINGTTSVLCVINALGLTQDQCFMNSRNQQRQRIFFMSSGGAGGRGTSSSSLTCGECKREGEGAYILTTKWNHICTSHAFSGFPHSASCLVI
- the LOC109005024 gene encoding histone-lysine N-methyltransferase ASHH3-like translates to MPATKKNLEHIHVGGVFNNLMKQIGNPVDFELPDWFNKWKPTPYTFIKRNIYLTKRIKRRLEDDGIFCSCSVSPGSSSVCGRDCHCGMLLSSCSTGCKCGSSCLNKPFQNRPVKKMKLVKTEKCGSGIVADEDIKQGEFVIEYVGEVIDDKTCEERLWNMKHRGETNFYLCEINRDMVIDATYKGNKSRYINHSCCPNTEMQKWIIDGETRIGIFATRNIKKGEHLTYDYQFVQFGADQDCHCGAAGCRRKLGVRPTKPKMSSDAALKLVAYQVYRNGGLHVGSSHIRNQQRTSSRNCIGEVIRITRPMNERSFGIIKRFDKFSKRHSIMFEDGAVEFLDMTKEDWDFVRS